One genomic window of Gossypium hirsutum isolate 1008001.06 chromosome D11, Gossypium_hirsutum_v2.1, whole genome shotgun sequence includes the following:
- the LOC107911933 gene encoding MADS-box protein SOC1 isoform X7, with protein sequence MVRGKTQMKRIENPTSRQVTFSKRRNGLLKKAFELSVLCDVEVALIIFSPRGKPYEFASSSMQETIERYLRHTKDNRVKPTEQSMQWQHLKTEAEKMLKKIELLEVSRRKLLGENLGSCTLEGLQQIEQQLERSVTRVRARKAKVFKDQIEKLKEKIDVYTFEGSDLHRGSHYPDLPR encoded by the exons ATGGTGAGGGGAAAGACTCAAATGAAGCGCATAGAGAACCCTACAAGCAGGCAAGTGACCTTCTCTAAGCGTCGAAATGGGTTGCTAAAGAAGGCGTTTGAGCTATCAGTTCTTTGTGATGTTGAGGTTGCTCTTATAATTTTCTCTCCCAGAGGCAAGCCCTATGAATTTGCAAGCTCTAG CATGCAGGAGACAATCGAACGTTACTTGAGGCATACCAAGGATAATCGAGTCAAGCCAACTGAACAAAGCATGCAG TGGCAGCATCTGAAGACTGAAGCAGAAAAGATGCTGAAGAAAATAGAGCTTCTTGAAGTTTCAAGACG GAAGCTGCTGGGAGAGAATCTGGGTTCATGCACTCTAGAAGGACTACAACAGATTGAACAACAATTAGAAAGGAGCGTAACCCGCGTCAGAGCCAGAAAG GCCAAAGTTTTCAAGGACCAAATagagaaattgaaagaaaag ATTGACGTATATACATtcgaaggatcggatctacatcgaggatcacactatccagatttaccccggtag
- the LOC107911933 gene encoding MADS-box protein SOC1 isoform X8 yields MVRGKTQMKRIENPTSRQVTFSKRRNGLLKKAFELSVLCDVEVALIIFSPRGKPYEFASSSMQETIERYLRHTKDNRVKPTEQSMQHLKTEAEKMLKKIELLEVSRRKLLGENLGSCTLEGLQQIEQQLERSVTRVRARKAKVFKDQIEKLKEKIDVYTFEGSDLHRGSHYPDLPR; encoded by the exons ATGGTGAGGGGAAAGACTCAAATGAAGCGCATAGAGAACCCTACAAGCAGGCAAGTGACCTTCTCTAAGCGTCGAAATGGGTTGCTAAAGAAGGCGTTTGAGCTATCAGTTCTTTGTGATGTTGAGGTTGCTCTTATAATTTTCTCTCCCAGAGGCAAGCCCTATGAATTTGCAAGCTCTAG CATGCAGGAGACAATCGAACGTTACTTGAGGCATACCAAGGATAATCGAGTCAAGCCAACTGAACAAAGCATGCAG CATCTGAAGACTGAAGCAGAAAAGATGCTGAAGAAAATAGAGCTTCTTGAAGTTTCAAGACG GAAGCTGCTGGGAGAGAATCTGGGTTCATGCACTCTAGAAGGACTACAACAGATTGAACAACAATTAGAAAGGAGCGTAACCCGCGTCAGAGCCAGAAAG GCCAAAGTTTTCAAGGACCAAATagagaaattgaaagaaaag ATTGACGTATATACATtcgaaggatcggatctacatcgaggatcacactatccagatttaccccggtag
- the LOC107911933 gene encoding MADS-box protein SOC1 isoform X6: protein MVRGKTQMKRIENPTSRQVTFSKRRNGLLKKAFELSVLCDVEVALIIFSPRGKPYEFASSSMQETIERYLRHTKDNRVKPTEQSMQTEAEKMLKKIELLEVSRRKLLGENLGSCTLEGLQQIEQQLERSVTRVRARKAKVFKDQIEKLKEKEEVLAAENAMLCEKYGMLPGKGSKEVNENEEANDESSPSSDVETELFIGLPEGRAKRIVQPNSTD from the exons ATGGTGAGGGGAAAGACTCAAATGAAGCGCATAGAGAACCCTACAAGCAGGCAAGTGACCTTCTCTAAGCGTCGAAATGGGTTGCTAAAGAAGGCGTTTGAGCTATCAGTTCTTTGTGATGTTGAGGTTGCTCTTATAATTTTCTCTCCCAGAGGCAAGCCCTATGAATTTGCAAGCTCTAG CATGCAGGAGACAATCGAACGTTACTTGAGGCATACCAAGGATAATCGAGTCAAGCCAACTGAACAAAGCATGCAG ACTGAAGCAGAAAAGATGCTGAAGAAAATAGAGCTTCTTGAAGTTTCAAGACG GAAGCTGCTGGGAGAGAATCTGGGTTCATGCACTCTAGAAGGACTACAACAGATTGAACAACAATTAGAAAGGAGCGTAACCCGCGTCAGAGCCAGAAAG GCCAAAGTTTTCAAGGACCAAATagagaaattgaaagaaaag GAGGAAGTCCTAGCCGCTGAAAATGCAATGCTTTGTGAAAAG TACGGTATGTTGCCAGGGAAAGGATCAAAGGAGGTGAATGAGAATGAAGAAGCAAATGATGAAAGCAGTCCGAGCTCCGACGTGGAGACTGAACTGTTCATCGGACTACCAGAAGGGAGAGCTAAACGGATCGTGCAACCCAACTCAACAGATTGA
- the LOC107911933 gene encoding MADS-box protein SOC1 isoform X5, translating into MVRGKTQMKRIENPTSRQVTFSKRRNGLLKKAFELSVLCDVEVALIIFSPRGKPYEFASSSMQETIERYLRHTKDNRVKPTEQSMQHLKTEAEKMLKKIELLEVSRRKLLGENLGSCTLEGLQQIEQQLERSVTRVRARKAKVFKDQIEKLKEKEEVLAAENAMLCEKYGMLPGKGSKEVNENEEANDESSPSSDVETELFIGLPEGRAKRIVQPNSTD; encoded by the exons ATGGTGAGGGGAAAGACTCAAATGAAGCGCATAGAGAACCCTACAAGCAGGCAAGTGACCTTCTCTAAGCGTCGAAATGGGTTGCTAAAGAAGGCGTTTGAGCTATCAGTTCTTTGTGATGTTGAGGTTGCTCTTATAATTTTCTCTCCCAGAGGCAAGCCCTATGAATTTGCAAGCTCTAG CATGCAGGAGACAATCGAACGTTACTTGAGGCATACCAAGGATAATCGAGTCAAGCCAACTGAACAAAGCATGCAG CATCTGAAGACTGAAGCAGAAAAGATGCTGAAGAAAATAGAGCTTCTTGAAGTTTCAAGACG GAAGCTGCTGGGAGAGAATCTGGGTTCATGCACTCTAGAAGGACTACAACAGATTGAACAACAATTAGAAAGGAGCGTAACCCGCGTCAGAGCCAGAAAG GCCAAAGTTTTCAAGGACCAAATagagaaattgaaagaaaag GAGGAAGTCCTAGCCGCTGAAAATGCAATGCTTTGTGAAAAG TACGGTATGTTGCCAGGGAAAGGATCAAAGGAGGTGAATGAGAATGAAGAAGCAAATGATGAAAGCAGTCCGAGCTCCGACGTGGAGACTGAACTGTTCATCGGACTACCAGAAGGGAGAGCTAAACGGATCGTGCAACCCAACTCAACAGATTGA
- the LOC107911933 gene encoding MADS-box protein SOC1 isoform X1, which produces MVRGKTQMKRIENPTSRQVTFSKRRNGLLKKAFELSVLCDVEVALIIFSPRGKPYEFASSSMQETIERYLRHTKDNRVKPTEQSMQWQHLKTEAEKMLKKIELLEVSRRKLLGENLGSCTLEGLQQIEQQLERSVTRVRARKAKVFKDQIEKLKEKEEVLAAENAMLCEKLKCRVCQYGMLPGKGSKEVNENEEANDESSPSSDVETELFIGLPEGRAKRIVQPNSTD; this is translated from the exons ATGGTGAGGGGAAAGACTCAAATGAAGCGCATAGAGAACCCTACAAGCAGGCAAGTGACCTTCTCTAAGCGTCGAAATGGGTTGCTAAAGAAGGCGTTTGAGCTATCAGTTCTTTGTGATGTTGAGGTTGCTCTTATAATTTTCTCTCCCAGAGGCAAGCCCTATGAATTTGCAAGCTCTAG CATGCAGGAGACAATCGAACGTTACTTGAGGCATACCAAGGATAATCGAGTCAAGCCAACTGAACAAAGCATGCAG TGGCAGCATCTGAAGACTGAAGCAGAAAAGATGCTGAAGAAAATAGAGCTTCTTGAAGTTTCAAGACG GAAGCTGCTGGGAGAGAATCTGGGTTCATGCACTCTAGAAGGACTACAACAGATTGAACAACAATTAGAAAGGAGCGTAACCCGCGTCAGAGCCAGAAAG GCCAAAGTTTTCAAGGACCAAATagagaaattgaaagaaaag GAGGAAGTCCTAGCCGCTGAAAATGCAATGCTTTGTGAAAAG CTAAAATGCCGTGTTTGTCAGTACGGTATGTTGCCAGGGAAAGGATCAAAGGAGGTGAATGAGAATGAAGAAGCAAATGATGAAAGCAGTCCGAGCTCCGACGTGGAGACTGAACTGTTCATCGGACTACCAGAAGGGAGAGCTAAACGGATCGTGCAACCCAACTCAACAGATTGA
- the LOC107911933 gene encoding MADS-box protein SOC1 isoform X3 has protein sequence MVRGKTQMKRIENPTSRQVTFSKRRNGLLKKAFELSVLCDVEVALIIFSPRGKPYEFASSSMQETIERYLRHTKDNRVKPTEQSMQTEAEKMLKKIELLEVSRRKLLGENLGSCTLEGLQQIEQQLERSVTRVRARKAKVFKDQIEKLKEKEEVLAAENAMLCEKLKCRVCQYGMLPGKGSKEVNENEEANDESSPSSDVETELFIGLPEGRAKRIVQPNSTD, from the exons ATGGTGAGGGGAAAGACTCAAATGAAGCGCATAGAGAACCCTACAAGCAGGCAAGTGACCTTCTCTAAGCGTCGAAATGGGTTGCTAAAGAAGGCGTTTGAGCTATCAGTTCTTTGTGATGTTGAGGTTGCTCTTATAATTTTCTCTCCCAGAGGCAAGCCCTATGAATTTGCAAGCTCTAG CATGCAGGAGACAATCGAACGTTACTTGAGGCATACCAAGGATAATCGAGTCAAGCCAACTGAACAAAGCATGCAG ACTGAAGCAGAAAAGATGCTGAAGAAAATAGAGCTTCTTGAAGTTTCAAGACG GAAGCTGCTGGGAGAGAATCTGGGTTCATGCACTCTAGAAGGACTACAACAGATTGAACAACAATTAGAAAGGAGCGTAACCCGCGTCAGAGCCAGAAAG GCCAAAGTTTTCAAGGACCAAATagagaaattgaaagaaaag GAGGAAGTCCTAGCCGCTGAAAATGCAATGCTTTGTGAAAAG CTAAAATGCCGTGTTTGTCAGTACGGTATGTTGCCAGGGAAAGGATCAAAGGAGGTGAATGAGAATGAAGAAGCAAATGATGAAAGCAGTCCGAGCTCCGACGTGGAGACTGAACTGTTCATCGGACTACCAGAAGGGAGAGCTAAACGGATCGTGCAACCCAACTCAACAGATTGA
- the LOC107911933 gene encoding MADS-box protein SOC1 isoform X2 — protein MVRGKTQMKRIENPTSRQVTFSKRRNGLLKKAFELSVLCDVEVALIIFSPRGKPYEFASSSMQETIERYLRHTKDNRVKPTEQSMQHLKTEAEKMLKKIELLEVSRRKLLGENLGSCTLEGLQQIEQQLERSVTRVRARKAKVFKDQIEKLKEKEEVLAAENAMLCEKLKCRVCQYGMLPGKGSKEVNENEEANDESSPSSDVETELFIGLPEGRAKRIVQPNSTD, from the exons ATGGTGAGGGGAAAGACTCAAATGAAGCGCATAGAGAACCCTACAAGCAGGCAAGTGACCTTCTCTAAGCGTCGAAATGGGTTGCTAAAGAAGGCGTTTGAGCTATCAGTTCTTTGTGATGTTGAGGTTGCTCTTATAATTTTCTCTCCCAGAGGCAAGCCCTATGAATTTGCAAGCTCTAG CATGCAGGAGACAATCGAACGTTACTTGAGGCATACCAAGGATAATCGAGTCAAGCCAACTGAACAAAGCATGCAG CATCTGAAGACTGAAGCAGAAAAGATGCTGAAGAAAATAGAGCTTCTTGAAGTTTCAAGACG GAAGCTGCTGGGAGAGAATCTGGGTTCATGCACTCTAGAAGGACTACAACAGATTGAACAACAATTAGAAAGGAGCGTAACCCGCGTCAGAGCCAGAAAG GCCAAAGTTTTCAAGGACCAAATagagaaattgaaagaaaag GAGGAAGTCCTAGCCGCTGAAAATGCAATGCTTTGTGAAAAG CTAAAATGCCGTGTTTGTCAGTACGGTATGTTGCCAGGGAAAGGATCAAAGGAGGTGAATGAGAATGAAGAAGCAAATGATGAAAGCAGTCCGAGCTCCGACGTGGAGACTGAACTGTTCATCGGACTACCAGAAGGGAGAGCTAAACGGATCGTGCAACCCAACTCAACAGATTGA
- the LOC107911933 gene encoding MADS-box protein SOC1 isoform X4, with the protein MVRGKTQMKRIENPTSRQVTFSKRRNGLLKKAFELSVLCDVEVALIIFSPRGKPYEFASSSMQETIERYLRHTKDNRVKPTEQSMQWQHLKTEAEKMLKKIELLEVSRRKLLGENLGSCTLEGLQQIEQQLERSVTRVRARKAKVFKDQIEKLKEKEEVLAAENAMLCEKYGMLPGKGSKEVNENEEANDESSPSSDVETELFIGLPEGRAKRIVQPNSTD; encoded by the exons ATGGTGAGGGGAAAGACTCAAATGAAGCGCATAGAGAACCCTACAAGCAGGCAAGTGACCTTCTCTAAGCGTCGAAATGGGTTGCTAAAGAAGGCGTTTGAGCTATCAGTTCTTTGTGATGTTGAGGTTGCTCTTATAATTTTCTCTCCCAGAGGCAAGCCCTATGAATTTGCAAGCTCTAG CATGCAGGAGACAATCGAACGTTACTTGAGGCATACCAAGGATAATCGAGTCAAGCCAACTGAACAAAGCATGCAG TGGCAGCATCTGAAGACTGAAGCAGAAAAGATGCTGAAGAAAATAGAGCTTCTTGAAGTTTCAAGACG GAAGCTGCTGGGAGAGAATCTGGGTTCATGCACTCTAGAAGGACTACAACAGATTGAACAACAATTAGAAAGGAGCGTAACCCGCGTCAGAGCCAGAAAG GCCAAAGTTTTCAAGGACCAAATagagaaattgaaagaaaag GAGGAAGTCCTAGCCGCTGAAAATGCAATGCTTTGTGAAAAG TACGGTATGTTGCCAGGGAAAGGATCAAAGGAGGTGAATGAGAATGAAGAAGCAAATGATGAAAGCAGTCCGAGCTCCGACGTGGAGACTGAACTGTTCATCGGACTACCAGAAGGGAGAGCTAAACGGATCGTGCAACCCAACTCAACAGATTGA